The Chlorocebus sabaeus isolate Y175 chromosome 14, mChlSab1.0.hap1, whole genome shotgun sequence genome segment AAAATAGGATTTATGTGtatcttgtactttttttttctatttaaatcagCAGCAGGAAAGAAGAGTATGGCAGAGCAAAgcagttattttcttctttatggtgctaatttcataagaaaaataatttgaagtagATGTATTACAATGgagccttttccttttcttgtgacTTGCTCATTTCTTCCTGGTAACTCTCAGTGACTGACCAATCATTAACCTCAAAGATCCTTTTCAAAATTCTGAAGCCATTCTCCACTAAGCAGCTGTCTGAATGAACTTTGGGAAAGTTGCTCACTAGTTGGCTTCATTTTCCTTACCTCTAAATTAAACTGTGTGGTTCCTACAGTACCTTCACTCTAAAACTGGAAGATCTTAGGAAATTTTATTCTGAGAGAAGGCTAGCTTGCAAAACTGGTTGAATTTTCTAGTAAACATTTTCCTCATGTATCTAACTGGGCAACTGTGAGTTGTAAGaagtatctttattatttatggacTGGTTTTATTCTAGGACTTTGGCTGTTAGTTCTCcgtttgctttctgttttttttttttttttgaaaccgagtctcactctgtcactcaggctggagtgctgtggcatgatctcgcctcattgcaacctccacctcccacctcccgggttcaagtgattctcctgcctcagcctcctgagtagctggtattacagatgtgcaccaccacgcccagctaattttttgttatttttagtggagatggggtttcaccatgttggccagactggtctggaactcctgacctcaagtgatccacccacctcagcctcccaaagtgctgggattataggtagtCCCTTTACATCTAATGTTAAATCTGACTTGTGGAACTTTTGACTCCTTAGCACAGAGGAATAGAATAACTCAGGTTTCATTTAAGAATTAAATacattaggctgggcatggtggctcacgcctgtaatcccagcactttgggaggtcgaggcgggcagatcatgaggtcagaagatcaagaccatcctggctaacacagtgaaaccccatttctactaaaaatacaggaaaaaaaaattaggcaggtgcggtggcgggtgcctgtagtcccagctacctgggagactgaggcaggagaacggcatgaacctgggagagcttgcagtgagccgagatcatgccactgcactccagcctgggcaacagagtgagactccgtctcaaaaaaaaaaaaaaaaaaaaaaagtaaatatattaaaaagaagctATTATAAATTAATTAGTATGGGAAGTATTATTCAACAAAAGGGATTAAGACCATTGCTTggctgtttagaaaaaaaaaattcaccttacATTTTTGCTTTACATCATACACCGAAATAAGTTCTAAATgtgttaaatgtttttttaaaccctaaaagtagaagaaaacaaaagtgaatatttattaaattttatatgataGTGAAATAATGAAGAAAGTTGCATAAAACTTTCTTCGTCTTCCTGAAAAGATCAATTGATTTGACTTCCTAAAATTAACTTgggaaaacagcttggcagtttcttataaagttgagTGTGCTACATGACCCAGTATTCACACTCCTgggtttatatattttagagaaatgaaaacttgggTTCACATAGTaatctgtacatgaatgttcatagcagttttatttgtaatagaaaaataCTAGAAACAACCCACATAACCTATATGGAGTGAATGGGTAGACAACCTGTGGTACATCTGTACAATAGAACACTAGTTAGCAATGAAAAGGAGTCAGacccaggagtggtggtgtgcacctgtagtctcagctacccaggatgctgagacaggaggattgctcagcccaggaaaccagcctgggcaacatagtgaaaccctgtctctgaaataaagaaaaagaaaagaaatgaactgtTGACacatgcagcaacatggatagctCTCAAGGGCATTAGGCTGAGGGAAAAAGCCAGCTTCAAAGGGTTATGTATTTTGTGATTCTATTCATATAATATTCTTGATGTAACAAATTATAATGATGTAGAATAGATCAAGGATTAGGGTTTAGGGAAGAGTGTGACTATTAAGGGGTAACATGAGGGAGTTTTTTGTGTTGATAGAATAGTTCTTATCCTGATTGTAGTGATGGTCACTCTAATGTAATCCACACACATAAAATTTTTCgaactgtatacacacacacacacaactggtgAAATCCAAACAAGGTCTGTAGCTGAGTTAATAGTTGTACTGATGTCAGTTTCCTGGTTTGACCACGTGTTATGCTTATTACTATATTACCACTGGGAGAAGCTGAGTGGAATATACacaaaaatgcttttatttccaACTTGTTTTGAGTCTTAaactatttcaaattttttaattatttaaaaattaacttgggtcagaaataaacattgaaaagccaaatgaagaaaatatttgtaacaattattagagagaaaatttttatgccttttatttattaatatgaaGAACTCATACAAATCCATAAGGCAAGCACTGAATCCTTAATGAATTGAAGGAGAACTTAACAGAATAAGCATGTACCCAGGAGAAAATTTTGTAGGTGTACTTTTGTAAGTGTATATTCAGAATTATCTGGAATCCCCACAATCAGTCAGTGTGCCACCAGTGCTCTTGGTAACATGTTGTCtaagagaactttttttttttccagtatattATAGCTGTGTAAAGTAATTTCACCTAagagaaaaatagattaaaagatacaaaacattATGCAGGAAATGGtcaaggaaaaaagacaaaagagagcactgtaaatttgcattgttttaaagtAGCTTTGagagaattttgaaagttctTGTTCTATGTAAtctgtcccctccaaaaaaaattttttttttttttacaggtgtAAATTAATTATTTGAAAGCAACTGAACAATGGAGCCAGACATCATTCGAATGTACTCTTCATCCCCCCCACCACTAGACAATGGAGCAGAGGATGACGACGATGATGAATTTGGGGAATTTGGAGGGTTTTCAGAAGTTAGCCCTTCTGGTGTAGGGTTTGTTGATTTCGATACAGCAGATTATACTCGTCCCAAGGAAGAGTTTGTACCTTCAAACCATTTTATGCCAATTCATGAATTCTCAGAAAATGCAGATAGCCTTACAAGCTTTAAGTCCATTAAAAATGGTAATGATAAGGACATCACTGCTGAACTTTCTGCTCCTGTGAAAGGACAGTCTGATGTTTTACTTTCTACCACCAGCAGAGAAATAATTTCATCTAAAACATTAGATACTTCCATTGATGGCATGGAAAGTCCaggaaatttaaataaagtaGTGGAGCAGAGACAGAATGTTGGAACACTTGAAAGTTTCTCTCCAGGAGATTTTAGAACTAATATGAATGTTGTTCATCAAAACAAGCAGTTAGAGAGCTGCAATGGTGAAAAGCCTCCTTGTCTGGAGATTCTAACAAATGGGTTTGCAGTGTTAGAAACTGTAAATCCTCAGGGAACAGATGATCTGGACAATGTAGCTGATTCAAAGGGATGGAAGCCTCTTAGCACTCATAGCACTGAGTATAATTTAGACTCTGTACCTAGTCCTGCTGAGGAATTTGCAGATTTTGCCACATTTTCCAAAAAGGAAAGGATACAACTAGAAGAAATAGAATgtgcaattttaaataatagagaaGCACTAACCATTcgggaaaacaataaaattaatagagTCAATGAACTGAATTCTGTAAAAGAAGTGTCTTTGGGTAGAAGCTTGGATAACAAAGGAGACACTGATGGAGAGGATCAGGTTTGTGTTTCAGAAATAAGCATAGTGACTAACAGAGGTTTCAGTGTTGAAAAACAAGGCCCTCCAACACTGCAACAGGATGAATTTTTACAGTCAAGTGTTCAGTCAAAGGCTTGGAGTTTGGTAGACTCAGCTGATAATTCAGAAGCCATTAAGAGAGAACAACGTAAAACTGAAGAAGAACTTGACTTACTTACTTCTAAATGTGCTCACCTATGCATGGATTCTGTTAAAACTTCGGATGATGAAGTCAGTTCTTCCAAAGAAGAAAGTAGTAAGTTTACTAATTTCCAAAGCCCAAACATTGACCCCACAGAAGAAAATGATTTGGATGATTCTATAAGTGTAAAAAATGGTGATAGTAGTAATGACTTTGTGACTTGCAATGATACCAATGAAGATGATTTTGGTGATTTTGGTGACTTTGGCACTGCCAGTGGCTCAACTCCACCTTTTGTTACTGGTACTCAAGATTCAATGAGTGATGCCACTTTTGAAGAGTCTTCAGAGCACTTTCCACATTTTAGTGAACCAGGTGATGACTTTGGAGAATTTGGGGATATAAATGCTGTTTCTTGCCAAGAGGAGACAATATTAACAAAGTCAGACCTAAAACAGACTTCTGATAATTTATCAGAAGAATGTCAATTGGCAAGAAAATCTAGTGGAACAGGCACTGAACCTgtttcaaaacttaaaaatgggcaagaagGTGAGTTTGGACATTTTGATTCTGTGCCAAATATTCAGGATGACTGCAATGGTTTTCAAGACTCTGATGATTTTGCAGACTTCAGTTCAGCTGGTCCTAGCCAAGTTGTAGATTGGAATGCTTTTGAGGATGAACAAAAAGATAGTTGTTCTTGGGCTGCTTTTGGAGACCAGCAGGCTACTGAATCTCATCATCGAAAGGAAGCCTGGCAGTCACATAGGACAGATGAAAATATTGATACTCCAGAAACCCCCAAAATGCACAGTGTACCTTCAGCAACTTCCAAAGGAACAGTTGCTAGTAGTGGCCATTTACAGGAATCAGCCACTTCAGTTCAGGTATTTACTAATTTTCTCTAGTTTGTATGACGTAATAATTGTTGTGGAGGCTTCTAATTTCagcttttcaaaaaatgttttttcaactGAGTACCTGTTGAAGAAGTCTTGTTATGTTGTATAATGCCTGTCTGATTTGTGGGTTGGTTACATTTTTCACAACCCTTTGGGAAACTAATAATAGTCCTATAGTAAAGCAcaataagatttttctttatctcaATGAGTTTCATTAATATTTACAGATATTCATCAACTTGGATTTTTTAGTGACTATAAATaccatttatgttaaaaaaaaaaaaaaagcccacactTATTAGCTAATTAATGGTTCCAGTAAATCCTTCAGTATTGCCCTTTACAGTGATTTTAAAAGAAGGTTAAACtgagatttagatttttttttaagcttaagaaaaaaatgttaattttgtcCATCAAAGACCTAGGAAATTCAAGTACGGTTTTGATTCCAGGAGAGAACAAGCAGAATTTGAAACCTCATTCTGTGCCAAAGGCTATAGTGAAttgaagaatagaaaaacaactagaaaaaagcaaatttttctttttcctcataattTAGCAGCTACTAAAAGACTTGGGGTGAGGGTATGAGATTAATTAAGGTCTAGTCCTAAAATAAGAAACAACTATAGGTTCACTTATTGTAGTTGTATTTATTTGCCTATACTTTCTTACAAATGTACCTGTTAGCTCTTCCTAGAGAGTAGGTGTGTCAGGGAGAATATTTTTACCCCTTAGCTCCTATACATTATCCTTTTTTGATTCAGACTCTTTCATTAAGATTCACTTTGACCTAAAGTAGCCCCTAGAGGTGTAGCTTGATATCTTGGTTGTTCCCCAGTCCAGAGTTGTACCCTGtgctaaattttaccttttttcaaCTCCAGGGGTGTGGAAGAGGGCACTCCCTTGAATGTCACTGCCTTATACTGACAATTGATATATGTATCTAACACCTGATCCACAAGCTTATTTTAAATATGCCATTAATAAACTCAGAATCTACAAACTTTATTTATCCAGTTATCTTTTGCTAAGAAAACCATTTTCAATTGGAAATCTTTCCAAAGTCTTTGTAATTGAAATAGTTATACTTCATTGCCTTGATAACTTTGACACAGTAAGATATTAGAGAAACTATGGTATTACCAGTTGGTGTGCATAGCTAATCGCTTTTTAGTTGGCTTTTGTGTCTGGGTAGTTTAATTTGCTAATTCAATTACTACATGGTTTGACTAATGTGTATTATTCCTATTGAGTAATTCATTATTTAGGCAGAACCTTGCCATTTTAAACAAGAAATGAACTAATTAGTTCTAATTATGATGCTAAATGAGAACTGTTGCTTTTGACCTAACCCTTTCCCTATTTAGTTTCATCTCACTAGAGGATAGGGTGACACTGGTATTGGATAATCTTTAATTTGTAGCCTTAGAACTTTTAACATCATcagataatgcatttttaaaagtgtgacCACTTCAAGTAGGAATTTCTTGCATCATACAAGTTGATTGAAGTTATTTATGTATA includes the following:
- the AFTPH gene encoding aftiphilin isoform X2, with the protein product MEPDIIRMYSSSPPPLDNGAEDDDDDEFGEFGGFSEVSPSGVGFVDFDTADYTRPKEEFVPSNHFMPIHEFSENADSLTSFKSIKNGNDKDITAELSAPVKGQSDVLLSTTSREIISSKTLDTSIDGMESPGNLNKVVEQRQNVGTLESFSPGDFRTNMNVVHQNKQLESCNGEKPPCLEILTNGFAVLETVNPQGTDDLDNVADSKGWKPLSTHSTEYNLDSVPSPAEEFADFATFSKKERIQLEEIECAILNNREALTIRENNKINRVNELNSVKEVSLGRSLDNKGDTDGEDQVCVSEISIVTNRGFSVEKQGPPTLQQDEFLQSSVQSKAWSLVDSADNSEAIKREQRKTEEELDLLTSKCAHLCMDSVKTSDDEVSSSKEESSKFTNFQSPNIDPTEENDLDDSISVKNGDSSNDFVTCNDTNEDDFGDFGDFGTASGSTPPFVTGTQDSMSDATFEESSEHFPHFSEPGDDFGEFGDINAVSCQEETILTKSDLKQTSDNLSEECQLARKSSGTGTEPVSKLKNGQEGEFGHFDSVPNIQDDCNGFQDSDDFADFSSAGPSQVVDWNAFEDEQKDSCSWAAFGDQQATESHHRKEAWQSHRTDENIDTPETPKMHSVPSATSKGTVASSGHLQESATSVQTALLNRLERIFEACFPSILVPDAEEEVTSLKHLLETSTLPIKTREALPESGELLDVWTELQDIHDAHGLRYQWGGSHSNKKLLCSLGIDTRNILFTGNKKQPVIVPMYAAGLGMLEPTKEPLKPLSAAEKIASIGQTATMSPDMNTCTSDQFQESLPPVQFDWSSSGLTNPLDGVDPELYELTTSKLEISTSSLKVTDAFARLMSTVEKTSTSTRKPKREEHLSEEAIKVIAGLPDLTFMHAKVLMFPATLTPSTSSQEKAD
- the AFTPH gene encoding aftiphilin isoform X1; this translates as MEPDIIRMYSSSPPPLDNGAEDDDDDEFGEFGGFSEVSPSGVGFVDFDTADYTRPKEEFVPSNHFMPIHEFSENADSLTSFKSIKNGNDKDITAELSAPVKGQSDVLLSTTSREIISSKTLDTSIDGMESPGNLNKVVEQRQNVGTLESFSPGDFRTNMNVVHQNKQLESCNGEKPPCLEILTNGFAVLETVNPQGTDDLDNVADSKGWKPLSTHSTEYNLDSVPSPAEEFADFATFSKKERIQLEEIECAILNNREALTIRENNKINRVNELNSVKEVSLGRSLDNKGDTDGEDQVCVSEISIVTNRGFSVEKQGPPTLQQDEFLQSSVQSKAWSLVDSADNSEAIKREQRKTEEELDLLTSKCAHLCMDSVKTSDDEVSSSKEESSKFTNFQSPNIDPTEENDLDDSISVKNGDSSNDFVTCNDTNEDDFGDFGDFGTASGSTPPFVTGTQDSMSDATFEESSEHFPHFSEPGDDFGEFGDINAVSCQEETILTKSDLKQTSDNLSEECQLARKSSGTGTEPVSKLKNGQEGEFGHFDSVPNIQDDCNGFQDSDDFADFSSAGPSQVVDWNAFEDEQKDSCSWAAFGDQQATESHHRKEAWQSHRTDENIDTPETPKMHSVPSATSKGTVASSGHLQESATSVQTALLNRLERIFEACFPSILVPDAEEEVTSLKHLLETSTLPIKTREALPESGELLDVWTELQDIHDAHGLRYQWGGSHSNKKLLCSLGIDTRNILFTGNKKQPVIVPMYAAGLGMLEPTKEPLKPLSAAEKIASIGQTATMSPDMNTCTSDQFQESLPPVQFDWSSSGLTNPLDASGGSTLLNLDFFGPVDDSSSSSSTTIPGVDPELYELTTSKLEISTSSLKVTDAFARLMSTVEKTSTSTRKPKREEHLSEEAIKVIAGLPDLTFMHAKVLMFPATLTPSTSSQEKAD